From Quercus lobata isolate SW786 chromosome 1, ValleyOak3.0 Primary Assembly, whole genome shotgun sequence, one genomic window encodes:
- the LOC115979691 gene encoding alcohol-forming fatty acyl-CoA reductase-like — MELERILPFFENKTILVTGATGFLAKVFVEKILRPQPNVKKLYLLLRTSDNKSATQRFRNEILGKNLFMVLRNSLGANLESFISERVTPISGDVCDENLGIKDCTLREEMWKEIDIVLNSAATTNFDERYDVALGINTYGALHVLSFAQNCVKLKVLLHVSTAYVCVEKGGNILESPFYMGDTLKGTSKLDINAEKELVKEYLDRLQVQGATNEAIISTMKDFGIERAKLYGWSNTYTYTKAMGEMLLGQFNQNLPLVIIRPTMVTSTYKEPFPGWIEGTRTIDGVISAYAKGKLECFTAHPKSILDIIPADMVVNSMIVAMVAHANKSSQIIFHVGSSLRNPMKLYTLKEFLFRYFTRNPWIGKNGKSIKVGKGTVFSSMARFHAYMAIRYKLPLKVLWLANEVLCQYYRDMYIDRKRKV, encoded by the exons ATGGAGTTGGAACGTATACTTCCATTTTTTGAGAACAAGACTATCTTAGTCACTGGTGCCACAGGCTTTCTAGCAAAag TTTTTGTGGAGAAAATACTCAGGCCTCAACCAAATGTGAAAAAACTCTATCTTCTTTTGAGAACTTCAGACAACAAGTCTGCTACACAACGTTTTCGGAATGAG ATACTAGGAAAGAACCTATTTATGGTACTAAGAAACAGCTTGGGTGCAAATCTAGAATCATTTATCTCTGAAAGGGTTACTCCTATCTCTGGTGACGTTTGTGACGAGAATTTAGGAATCAAAGATTGTACATTGAGAGAAGAGATGTGGAAAGAAATAGACATCGTCTTAAATTCTGCTGCTACAACGAACTTTGATGAAAG ATATGATGTTGCATTGGGCATCAACACATATGGAGCTTTGCATGTTTTGAGCTTTGCGCAGAATTGTGTTAAATTGAAGGTGCTTCTCCATGTATCAACCG CTTATGTGTGCGTCGAGAAGGGAGGGAACATACTAGAGAGCCCATTTTACATGGGAGACACGCTAAAAGGAACCTCAAAATTAGATATCAATGCCGAAAAAGAACTTGTGAAGGAATACCTGGATAGATTACAAGTACAAGGCGCCACGAATGAAGCAATCATATCCACCATGAAGGATTTTGGCATTGAAAG GGCAAAACTATATGGATGGTCAAACACCTACACATATACGAAGGCAATGGGAGAAATGCTTTTAGGACAATTTAATCAAAATCTTCCCCTAGTCATCATACGACCCACCATGGTAACCAGTACTTACAAAGAACCATTTCCAGGTTGGATTGAAGGCACAAG AACCATTGATGGAGTAATTTCTGCATACGCTAAAGGAAAATTGGAATGCTTTACAGCCCATCCTAAGTCAATTTTAGATATA ATACCAGCAGACATGGTGGTAAATTCTATGATTGTGGCCATGGTGGCTCATGCAAATAAGTCTTCTCAGATCATCTTCCATGTTGGTTCTTCATTGAGAAATCCAATGAAATTATATACTCTTAAAGAATTCCTCTTCCGGTACTTCACTAGAAATCCGTGGATTGGTAAAAATGGGAAATCAATCAAAGTCGGGAAAGGGACAGTGTTTAGCAGTATGGCTCGATTTCATGCATATATGGCTATTCGATATAAACTGCCGTTGAAG GTATTATGGTTAGCAAATGAGGTGCTTTGCCAGTACTATCGGGACATGTATATTGATCGTAAGAGGAAGGTCTAA